The following proteins come from a genomic window of Burkholderia stabilis:
- a CDS encoding glycosyltransferase, producing MPDHTPTARHTLAAARSVASKAALVLETNNLRGGAGLAQAVDSLKRLVSALSKQSVPPVALAQWIITHDGLPADACAQIAVLAGRPIDFVEIGARTGYYDAKNDGFDRVDAARCDYVVFGDADCRPADDWLEHLLAPFARDDGKEGDAPVAVAGRTSYAPNVLGIALTSIDFMYFPSPLRDGATRNFYANNVAFRHDVFAQFRYEPLDGVYRAHCQVMGLRMQAAGVAVEFAPAAHTEHRLPDTHRESLKLRWMRGEDSVGLTPYLVNAYLPRRWQWLGRSGPLGPFCVMAMRLGYSLRALNRQQLPRLGVVRYFAAAGVTIAASAVDTLGALARGFGLAGRASARRDLEALSYHRH from the coding sequence ATGCCAGATCACACCCCCACCGCACGACATACGCTCGCGGCTGCCCGTTCCGTGGCGTCGAAGGCCGCACTCGTGCTGGAGACGAACAACCTGCGTGGCGGCGCCGGCCTCGCGCAGGCGGTCGACAGCCTGAAGCGCCTCGTGTCGGCGCTGTCGAAGCAGAGCGTGCCGCCCGTGGCGCTCGCGCAATGGATCATCACGCACGACGGCCTGCCCGCTGACGCATGCGCGCAGATCGCCGTGCTGGCCGGCCGCCCGATCGACTTCGTCGAGATCGGTGCGCGCACCGGTTACTACGATGCGAAGAACGACGGATTCGATCGCGTCGACGCGGCGCGCTGTGACTATGTGGTGTTCGGCGATGCCGATTGCCGGCCGGCCGACGACTGGCTCGAGCACCTGCTCGCGCCGTTCGCGCGCGATGACGGCAAAGAGGGCGATGCGCCCGTCGCGGTGGCGGGGCGCACCAGCTACGCGCCGAACGTGCTCGGCATCGCACTCACGTCGATCGATTTCATGTATTTCCCGAGCCCGCTGCGCGACGGCGCGACGCGCAATTTCTACGCGAACAACGTTGCGTTCCGGCACGACGTGTTCGCGCAATTCCGGTACGAGCCGCTCGACGGCGTCTATCGCGCGCATTGCCAGGTGATGGGGCTGCGGATGCAGGCGGCCGGCGTGGCCGTCGAGTTCGCGCCGGCCGCGCACACCGAGCATCGGCTGCCGGACACGCACCGCGAATCGCTGAAGCTGCGCTGGATGCGCGGCGAGGACAGCGTCGGGCTGACGCCGTATCTCGTCAACGCGTATCTGCCGCGCCGATGGCAATGGCTCGGCCGCAGCGGCCCGCTCGGCCCGTTCTGCGTGATGGCGATGCGGCTCGGCTACAGCCTGCGCGCGCTGAATCGCCAGCAACTGCCGCGGCTCGGTGTCGTGCGTTACTTCGCGGCCGCTGGCGTCACGATCGCCGCATCCGCCGTCGATACGCTCGGCGCGCTCGCGCGCGGTTTCGGGCTCGCGGGCCGCGCGTCGGCGCGGCGCGATCTCGAAGCGCTGTCCTATCACCGTCATTGA
- the yiaA gene encoding inner membrane protein YiaA: MNQSTIQQPSFAFVAASWAALLAGFAAFLIGLWNAGMQLNEKGYYFTVLVFGLYAAISLQKSVRDRAEGIPVTGIYYGLSWIALLLSIALLIVGLFNATLQLSEKGFYAMSFVLALFGSVAVQKNTRDLQNAKPRFTDADSAPTIQE; encoded by the coding sequence ATGAACCAGTCCACCATCCAGCAGCCGTCGTTTGCATTCGTGGCCGCATCGTGGGCCGCGCTGCTCGCGGGTTTCGCGGCATTCCTGATCGGTCTCTGGAACGCCGGCATGCAGCTCAACGAGAAGGGCTACTACTTCACCGTGCTGGTGTTCGGCCTCTATGCGGCGATCTCGCTGCAGAAAAGCGTCCGCGATCGCGCGGAAGGCATTCCCGTCACCGGCATCTACTACGGCCTCAGCTGGATTGCGCTGCTGCTGTCGATCGCGCTGCTGATCGTCGGCCTGTTCAATGCAACGCTGCAGTTGAGCGAGAAGGGTTTCTACGCGATGTCGTTCGTGCTCGCGCTGTTCGGCTCGGTAGCCGTGCAGAAGAACACGCGCGACCTGCAGAACGCGAAGCCGCGCTTTACCGACGCCGATTCCGCGCCGACGATTCAGGAGTGA
- a CDS encoding cupin domain-containing protein, giving the protein MDALSQLLSLGRSRVELDVRCLLDGPFAMPHDPLPPGEAAFHLLLAGTCRLRTADGRTLQLADGDFVLLPAGSAHDLFDAGAGRSRSAAPLRDSHAGGGAVLPVKTNLDSNEPDGASVDLLCGRFVYARGAGELLMRTLPHVLHVGLREASGPASLQLLTSVLRTEASNAHPGAGAIVNAFGQALLAYALRAYGRDARVPSGWLALAADARLGQSVQAVLQAPEKPWTVESLGEASAMSRATYARHFREKAGMSVGAFVAQIRMMHACALLQDTQRGQAEIGQAVGYQSEAAFGKAFRAVLGTTPGRWRRAQRGM; this is encoded by the coding sequence ATGGATGCGTTGAGTCAATTGTTGTCGCTGGGCCGCAGCCGGGTCGAACTCGACGTGCGCTGCCTGCTCGACGGGCCGTTCGCGATGCCGCACGATCCGTTGCCGCCCGGCGAGGCGGCGTTTCACCTGCTGCTGGCCGGAACGTGCCGGCTGCGTACCGCCGACGGGCGCACGCTGCAACTCGCCGACGGCGATTTCGTGCTGCTGCCCGCGGGCAGCGCGCACGACCTGTTCGATGCGGGTGCCGGCCGGTCGCGGTCGGCCGCGCCGCTGCGCGATTCGCACGCCGGCGGCGGCGCGGTGCTGCCGGTCAAGACGAATCTCGATTCCAACGAACCGGATGGCGCAAGCGTGGACCTGCTCTGTGGACGCTTCGTCTATGCGCGCGGCGCGGGCGAACTGCTGATGCGCACGCTGCCGCACGTGCTGCACGTCGGGTTGCGCGAGGCATCGGGGCCCGCGTCGCTGCAACTGCTGACGAGCGTGCTGCGTACCGAGGCGTCGAACGCGCATCCGGGCGCCGGCGCGATCGTGAACGCATTCGGGCAGGCGCTGCTGGCGTATGCGTTGCGCGCGTACGGCCGCGATGCGCGCGTGCCGTCCGGCTGGCTCGCGCTCGCGGCCGATGCGCGGCTCGGCCAGTCGGTCCAGGCCGTGCTGCAGGCGCCGGAGAAGCCGTGGACGGTCGAGTCGCTCGGCGAAGCTTCCGCGATGTCGCGCGCGACCTATGCGCGGCATTTCCGCGAGAAGGCCGGGATGAGCGTCGGCGCGTTCGTCGCGCAGATCCGGATGATGCACGCGTGCGCGCTGCTGCAGGACACGCAGCGCGGGCAGGCGGAGATCGGGCAGGCGGTTGGCTATCAGTCCGAGGCGGCCTTCGGCAAGGCGTTTCGCGCGGTGCTCGGCACGACGCCCGGGCGCTGGCGGCGCGCGCAGCGCGGAATGTAA
- a CDS encoding carboxymuconolactone decarboxylase family protein — MLNWNEYRKELSTRIGDIAKLSPDTLAGYKALSGAGAKTGHLDAKTRELIALAVAVTTRCDGCIAVHTAEATKHGATREEVAEALGVAIALNAGAALVYSARVMDALGD, encoded by the coding sequence ATGCTGAACTGGAACGAATACCGGAAGGAACTCTCGACGCGCATCGGCGACATCGCCAAGCTGTCGCCCGATACGCTGGCCGGCTACAAGGCGCTGTCCGGCGCGGGCGCCAAGACGGGCCATCTCGACGCGAAGACGCGCGAGCTGATCGCGCTCGCGGTGGCCGTCACGACCCGCTGCGACGGCTGTATCGCCGTTCACACGGCCGAGGCCACCAAGCACGGCGCGACCAGGGAGGAAGTGGCGGAAGCGCTCGGCGTCGCGATTGCGCTGAATGCGGGCGCGGCGCTCGTCTATTCGGCGCGCGTGATGGACGCGCTCGGCGACTGA
- a CDS encoding class II glutamine amidotransferase, with amino-acid sequence MCRWLAYTGNPIHLETVLFRAKHSLIDQSLHSELGATTTNGDGFGIGWYGHPDELPFRYRSVHPAWNDRNLREAARAIRSRMFIAHIRAATDTPVQETNCHPFRHGRWLFAHNGLIRDFHKLRRDLTLKVDPALFPTLEGSTDSELMFRLALTYGLEQTPLPALERMVGVVEETAARHRVADPLNMTVCATDGERIIAVRYSSERQSRSLFHSTSFKHLHALYPHNPRIAEAGDDAFMVVSEPLVDLRGAWEEVPESMAIVAHGADVQQRPFSPRHK; translated from the coding sequence ATGTGCCGCTGGCTCGCCTATACGGGCAATCCGATCCATCTGGAAACCGTGCTGTTCCGCGCGAAGCATTCGCTGATCGACCAGAGCCTGCATTCGGAGCTGGGCGCCACGACCACCAACGGCGACGGCTTCGGCATCGGCTGGTACGGCCACCCCGACGAACTGCCGTTCCGCTACCGCTCCGTGCATCCCGCGTGGAACGACCGCAACCTGCGCGAAGCCGCGCGGGCGATCCGCTCGCGGATGTTCATTGCGCATATCCGCGCGGCGACCGACACGCCCGTGCAGGAAACCAACTGTCACCCGTTCCGCCACGGTCGCTGGCTGTTCGCGCACAACGGGCTGATCCGCGACTTTCACAAGCTGCGCCGCGACCTGACGTTGAAGGTCGATCCGGCGCTGTTCCCGACGCTCGAAGGCTCGACCGACTCCGAGCTGATGTTCCGCCTTGCGCTGACGTACGGCCTCGAGCAGACGCCGCTGCCGGCGCTCGAGCGGATGGTCGGCGTGGTCGAGGAAACCGCGGCGCGGCATCGCGTGGCCGACCCGCTCAACATGACGGTCTGCGCGACCGACGGCGAACGGATCATCGCGGTGCGCTACTCGAGCGAACGGCAGTCGCGCTCGCTGTTCCACAGCACGTCGTTCAAGCACCTGCACGCGCTGTATCCGCACAACCCGCGCATCGCCGAAGCCGGCGACGACGCGTTCATGGTCGTGTCCGAACCGCTCGTCGACCTGCGCGGCGCGTGGGAGGAAGTGCCGGAGAGCATGGCGATCGTCGCGCACGGCGCCGACGTCCAGCAGCGGCCGTTCAGCCCGCGGCACAAGTAG
- a CDS encoding GNAT family N-acetyltransferase, translating into MTQAAAFAHAAPRADGRLRFRAAEVGDATSCAPLVFASGVAEFGFFLGESDARCIAFLEQGFRSRYGRFSWRRHRVAVAADGTVRAVMAIHDGQRTMFDDVHVVWALARFFGVRRTIGQLLRGLILETEIPAPKRSQILVAHCATDERQRGTGIFSALFRDALDTGALPGDGSRDVVLDVLTRNVRARTLYERLGFAALPRPRARSRRLPAELDSIRMRFTRRG; encoded by the coding sequence ATGACGCAGGCCGCCGCGTTCGCGCATGCGGCACCGCGCGCCGATGGGCGCCTGCGGTTTCGCGCGGCCGAGGTGGGCGACGCGACGTCGTGCGCGCCGCTCGTGTTCGCGTCCGGCGTGGCCGAATTCGGTTTCTTTCTCGGTGAAAGCGATGCCCGCTGCATCGCGTTCCTGGAGCAGGGATTCCGGTCGCGATACGGGCGCTTCTCGTGGCGCCGGCATCGCGTCGCGGTCGCCGCCGACGGCACGGTGCGCGCCGTGATGGCGATTCACGACGGGCAGCGGACGATGTTCGACGACGTGCACGTGGTCTGGGCGCTGGCGCGCTTCTTTGGCGTGCGCCGCACGATCGGCCAGTTGCTGCGCGGGCTGATCCTCGAGACGGAAATCCCGGCGCCCAAGCGTTCGCAGATCCTCGTCGCACATTGCGCGACGGACGAGCGCCAGCGCGGCACCGGCATCTTCAGCGCGCTGTTTCGCGACGCGCTGGACACCGGCGCATTGCCGGGCGACGGCAGCCGCGACGTCGTGCTCGACGTGCTGACCCGCAACGTGCGCGCCCGCACGCTGTACGAACGGCTCGGGTTCGCCGCGCTGCCGCGCCCGCGCGCCCGTTCGCGCCGGCTGCCCGCCGAACTCGATTCGATCCGGATGCGGTTCACGCGCCGCGGCTGA
- a CDS encoding aminotransferase class I/II-fold pyridoxal phosphate-dependent enzyme: MALGEHLRQQLAAKALKRQLERATDAAAAPGVPGTPAAQAASARSRFESMPQYQQVRIMREMGEKLRVDSPFFRVHDGVAGATTQIGGREYLNFANYNYLGLAGDPAVTARAKAAIDRYGTSASASRMVAGERPVQRDLERALAAFYETDDCVAFVSGHATNVTVIGALFGPGDLIVHDALAHNSIVQGAQLSGAKRLSFAHNDWQALDELLSRARREYRHVLIAIEGLYSMDGDFPDLQRFVDVKTRHGAFLLVDEAHSLGVLGATGKGIREHGGVASDQVDMWMGTMSKTLAGCGGFIAGCQPLVDMLRHLAPGFLYSVGLAPTLAEASLAALERLQAEPERVARLQARGRQFLTEARAAGLNTGTSAGYAVVPVITGSSLKAAQWANAMFEEGINVQPIFYPAVEEKAARLRFFICSTHEPEQISRTVAVLSRLAGRAA, encoded by the coding sequence ATGGCACTGGGAGAGCATCTTCGCCAGCAACTGGCGGCGAAAGCGCTGAAACGGCAACTGGAGCGCGCGACCGATGCCGCCGCGGCGCCCGGCGTGCCGGGCACGCCGGCTGCGCAGGCCGCCTCGGCGCGCAGCCGCTTCGAGTCGATGCCGCAGTATCAGCAGGTGCGGATCATGCGCGAGATGGGCGAGAAGCTGCGCGTCGACTCGCCGTTTTTCCGCGTGCACGACGGCGTTGCCGGTGCGACGACGCAGATCGGCGGCCGCGAATACCTGAACTTCGCGAACTACAACTACCTCGGCCTGGCCGGTGACCCGGCGGTCACCGCGCGCGCGAAAGCCGCGATCGACCGCTACGGCACGTCGGCCTCCGCGAGCCGGATGGTCGCGGGCGAGCGCCCGGTGCAGCGCGACCTCGAACGCGCGCTGGCGGCGTTCTACGAGACCGACGACTGCGTCGCGTTCGTGAGCGGCCATGCGACCAACGTGACCGTGATCGGTGCGTTGTTCGGGCCCGGCGACCTGATCGTCCACGATGCGCTTGCGCACAACAGCATCGTGCAGGGCGCGCAGCTGAGCGGCGCGAAGCGGCTGAGCTTCGCGCACAACGACTGGCAGGCGCTCGACGAACTGCTCTCCCGCGCGCGCCGCGAATACCGGCACGTGCTGATCGCGATCGAAGGGCTGTACAGCATGGACGGCGATTTCCCCGACCTGCAGCGCTTCGTCGACGTGAAGACGCGCCACGGCGCGTTCCTGCTGGTGGACGAGGCGCATTCGCTCGGCGTGCTCGGCGCGACCGGCAAGGGCATCCGCGAGCATGGCGGCGTCGCGTCCGACCAGGTCGACATGTGGATGGGCACGATGAGCAAGACGCTGGCCGGCTGCGGCGGTTTCATCGCCGGCTGCCAGCCGCTCGTCGACATGCTGCGCCACCTGGCGCCGGGCTTCCTGTACAGCGTCGGGCTCGCGCCGACGCTCGCCGAAGCGTCGCTGGCCGCGCTCGAGCGCCTGCAGGCCGAGCCGGAGCGCGTCGCGCGGCTGCAGGCGCGCGGGCGGCAGTTCCTGACCGAAGCGCGCGCCGCCGGGCTGAACACGGGCACGAGCGCCGGGTATGCGGTCGTGCCGGTGATCACGGGCAGTTCGCTGAAGGCCGCGCAGTGGGCGAACGCGATGTTCGAGGAAGGGATCAACGTGCAGCCGATCTTCTATCCGGCCGTCGAGGAAAAGGCCGCGCGCCTGCGCTTCTTCATCTGCTCGACGCACGAGCCGGAGCAGATCAGCCGGACGGTCGCCGTGTTGTCGCGGCTCGCGGGACGCGCCGCATGA
- a CDS encoding UDP-3-O-acyl N-acetylglycosamine deacetylase: protein MSAPTGWATRQGTLAGPLTIDGHGLHTGRRVGVRILPGRPEDGVTGIAFRRVAQGRTLATLPVDPALRRAQPLCTMLRNADGVGVRTVEHLLASLLACEIDHAIVELDAEEVPILDGSATPWVDAIRACGRVALDAPKRFIRVLRPVVVTDGEGDQRREMRIEPAPRYELSVRNDLRGFGDMHWDGALTPAAFATEIAPSRSYGRVKWAVPAIVAGYLRGVPILRGARPSCTASIVGNRVLGGMRLPEEFVRHRVLDLVGDLALAGAPLLARVSALRPSHEMNFRLVDALLAAPDAWQWAEFSDA, encoded by the coding sequence GTGAGCGCGCCGACCGGCTGGGCGACGCGCCAGGGCACGCTGGCAGGCCCGTTGACGATCGACGGTCACGGGCTGCATACGGGGCGCCGGGTGGGGGTGCGCATCCTGCCGGGGCGTCCGGAGGACGGCGTGACCGGCATCGCGTTCCGCCGCGTCGCACAGGGGCGCACCCTCGCGACGCTGCCGGTCGATCCCGCGCTGCGTCGCGCGCAGCCGCTCTGCACGATGCTGCGTAATGCCGACGGCGTCGGCGTTCGCACGGTCGAGCATCTGCTTGCTTCGCTGCTCGCGTGCGAGATCGATCACGCGATCGTCGAGCTCGATGCGGAAGAAGTGCCGATTCTCGACGGGAGCGCTACGCCCTGGGTGGACGCGATCCGCGCGTGCGGCCGCGTCGCGCTCGACGCGCCGAAGCGCTTCATCCGCGTGTTGCGGCCGGTCGTCGTCACGGATGGCGAGGGCGACCAGCGGCGCGAAATGCGGATCGAACCGGCGCCGCGTTACGAACTGAGCGTGCGCAACGACTTGCGCGGCTTCGGCGACATGCACTGGGACGGTGCGCTGACGCCGGCCGCATTCGCGACCGAAATCGCGCCGTCGCGTTCGTACGGGCGCGTGAAATGGGCCGTGCCGGCGATCGTCGCCGGCTACCTGCGCGGCGTGCCGATCCTGCGCGGCGCGCGGCCGTCGTGCACCGCTTCGATCGTCGGCAATCGCGTGCTGGGCGGGATGCGGTTGCCGGAAGAGTTCGTCCGGCACCGCGTGCTCGACCTGGTCGGCGATCTCGCGCTGGCCGGCGCGCCGCTGCTGGCGCGCGTGAGCGCGTTGCGGCCGAGCCACGAGATGAATTTCCGGCTGGTCGATGCGCTGCTGGCCGCGCCCGATGCGTGGCAGTGGGCCGAGTTTTCCGACGCGTGA